In Rathayibacter sp. VKM Ac-2762, one DNA window encodes the following:
- a CDS encoding ABC transporter permease: MSTAVATAPDRVVIRSWKAPIAFGVFALLAVVLFVALGRDGTSSFRLAAGTDFFALPDIPFPTRGTGVVVAILLVALAVASAALTRAGRRIPLWLSAVFALVFLIGFLVWASAGAALPVSGLLLGTVGLATPLIFGSLGGVISERVGVVNVAIEGQLLAGAFTAAMVGSLTRQPVLGLLAAMVASVLVSFVLAAFAIKYLVDQVIVGVVLNVLVTGLTSFLYSQVLSADASTFNSPMKFDRLPIPVLSQVPIVGAVLFNQTVIVYLMYFAIFAVWWGLFKTKWGLRLRAVGEHPQAADTVGIDVARTRFWNVSLAGAIAGVGGAYYTLDAVGAFGKEMTAGAGFIALAAVIFGRWDPIKATLASLLFGFATNLQNVLGVIGSPVPSEFMLMLPYVVTIFAVAGLVGQSRGPAAAGKPYLKS, encoded by the coding sequence ATGAGCACCGCCGTCGCCACCGCCCCCGACCGCGTCGTGATCCGCAGCTGGAAGGCGCCGATCGCGTTCGGCGTCTTCGCGCTGCTCGCCGTCGTCCTCTTCGTGGCCCTCGGCCGCGACGGGACGAGCTCGTTCCGCCTCGCCGCGGGGACCGACTTCTTCGCGCTGCCGGACATCCCGTTCCCGACGCGGGGGACGGGCGTGGTCGTCGCGATCCTCCTGGTCGCCCTGGCCGTCGCGTCGGCCGCACTCACCCGCGCCGGCCGCCGGATCCCGCTCTGGCTCTCGGCGGTCTTCGCCCTGGTCTTCCTGATCGGGTTCCTCGTCTGGGCATCGGCCGGTGCCGCCCTGCCCGTCTCGGGACTTCTGCTCGGGACCGTCGGACTCGCCACTCCGCTGATCTTCGGCTCGCTCGGCGGCGTCATCTCGGAGCGTGTCGGAGTCGTCAACGTCGCGATCGAGGGGCAGCTGCTCGCCGGCGCCTTCACCGCGGCGATGGTCGGCTCCCTCACCCGCCAGCCGGTGCTCGGCCTGCTCGCGGCGATGGTCGCGAGCGTCCTGGTGTCGTTCGTGCTGGCCGCCTTCGCGATCAAGTACCTGGTCGACCAGGTGATCGTCGGAGTCGTGCTGAACGTGCTGGTGACCGGCCTGACGAGCTTCCTCTACTCCCAGGTCCTCTCCGCCGACGCGTCGACGTTCAACTCGCCGATGAAGTTCGACCGCCTCCCGATCCCGGTGCTCAGCCAGGTGCCGATCGTGGGCGCCGTCCTGTTCAACCAGACGGTGATCGTCTACCTGATGTACTTCGCGATCTTCGCGGTGTGGTGGGGGCTGTTCAAGACCAAGTGGGGCCTCCGCCTGCGCGCCGTCGGCGAGCACCCGCAGGCCGCGGACACGGTGGGCATCGATGTCGCCCGCACGCGCTTCTGGAACGTCTCCCTCGCCGGGGCGATCGCCGGAGTCGGCGGCGCGTACTACACGCTCGACGCGGTCGGCGCGTTCGGCAAGGAGATGACCGCGGGCGCGGGCTTCATCGCCCTGGCCGCCGTCATCTTCGGCCGCTGGGACCCGATCAAGGCGACGCTCGCGTCGCTCCTGTTCGGCTTCGCGACCAATCTGCAGAACGTGCTCGGCGTCATCGGCTCGCCCGTGCCCAGCGAGTTCATGCTGATGCTGCCGTACGTCGTGACGATCTTCGCGGTGGCCGGTCTCGTCGGCCAGTCCCGCGGACCGGCCGCCGCCGGCAAGCCGTACCTGAAGTCCTGA
- a CDS encoding cytidine deaminase, with translation MTDIDWEALREAALEAMSHAYVPYSKFPVGVAALVDDGRTISGCNVENASYGLTLCAECALVSSLHMTGGGRLVAFTCVDGKGGVLMPCGRCRQLLFEHSAEGMLLQTVSGVKTIDEVIPDAFGPRTLEAYAAS, from the coding sequence GTGACCGACATCGACTGGGAGGCGCTGCGCGAGGCCGCGCTCGAGGCCATGAGCCACGCCTACGTCCCGTACTCGAAGTTCCCCGTCGGGGTCGCCGCGCTCGTGGACGACGGCCGGACGATCTCGGGCTGCAACGTCGAGAACGCCTCCTACGGGCTCACGCTCTGCGCCGAGTGCGCGCTGGTGTCCTCTCTGCACATGACGGGCGGCGGCCGGCTCGTCGCCTTCACCTGCGTCGACGGGAAGGGCGGCGTCCTGATGCCCTGCGGGCGCTGCCGCCAGCTGCTCTTCGAGCACTCGGCCGAGGGCATGCTCCTCCAGACCGTGTCTGGCGTGAAGACGATCGACGAGGTCATCCCCGACGCCTTCGGCCCGCGCACGCTCGAGGCCTACGCCGCCTCCTAG
- a CDS encoding thymidine phosphorylase: protein MTRTTPVEDFDAVDIIRTKRDRGTLSTAQIDWLIDAYTRGYVADEQMAAFAMAVLLNGMERDEIRDLTLAMIASGERLRFDGLGKRTVDKHSTGGVGDKITLPLMPLVASFGVAVPQLSGRGLGHTGGTLDKLESIPGWRADLGNEEMLEQLRTVGGVICAAGSGLAPADKKLYALRDITGTVEAIPLIASSIMSKKIAEGTDALVLDVKFGSGAFMVDIERSRELARAMVDLGNDAGVRTTALLTNMNVPLGLAIGNANEVRESVEVLAGGGPSDVRELTLALAREMLALAGQPDADVERALDGGEAMDTWRAVIRAQGGDPDAALPEARETHVVVAERDGVLVEQQALPFGIAAWRLGAGRARQSDAVQHAAGIDLHAKPGDRVRAGQPLLTLSADEPERFARALEALAGAYRIGDEGDEVLDGGPLVAERVS, encoded by the coding sequence ATGACCCGCACCACCCCCGTCGAGGACTTCGACGCCGTCGACATCATCCGCACCAAGCGCGACCGCGGCACGCTCTCGACCGCGCAGATCGACTGGCTGATCGACGCCTACACCCGCGGCTACGTCGCTGACGAGCAGATGGCGGCCTTCGCGATGGCGGTCCTGCTGAACGGGATGGAGCGCGACGAGATCCGCGACCTCACCCTGGCCATGATCGCCAGCGGCGAGCGCCTGCGCTTCGACGGACTCGGCAAGCGCACGGTCGACAAGCACTCCACGGGCGGAGTCGGCGACAAGATCACGCTGCCGCTGATGCCGCTGGTCGCCTCCTTCGGCGTGGCGGTGCCCCAGCTCTCGGGACGCGGGCTCGGCCACACGGGCGGAACGCTCGACAAGCTGGAGTCGATCCCGGGCTGGCGGGCCGACCTCGGCAACGAGGAGATGCTGGAGCAGCTGCGGACGGTCGGCGGCGTGATCTGCGCCGCGGGCTCGGGCCTGGCCCCCGCCGACAAGAAGCTCTACGCGCTCCGGGACATCACCGGGACCGTCGAGGCGATCCCGCTGATCGCGTCCTCGATCATGTCGAAGAAGATCGCCGAGGGGACCGACGCCCTGGTGCTCGACGTGAAGTTCGGCTCCGGGGCGTTCATGGTCGACATCGAGCGCTCGCGGGAGCTGGCGCGGGCGATGGTCGACCTCGGCAACGACGCGGGGGTGCGGACCACCGCGCTGCTGACCAACATGAACGTGCCGCTCGGTCTGGCCATCGGCAACGCGAACGAGGTGCGGGAGTCGGTCGAGGTGCTCGCCGGCGGCGGCCCCTCGGACGTCCGGGAGCTGACGCTGGCCCTGGCCCGCGAGATGCTGGCCCTCGCCGGGCAGCCGGACGCGGATGTCGAGCGCGCCCTCGACGGCGGCGAGGCGATGGACACCTGGCGCGCGGTCATCCGCGCTCAGGGAGGGGATCCGGATGCGGCGCTTCCCGAGGCCCGCGAGACCCACGTCGTGGTCGCCGAGCGCGACGGCGTCCTGGTGGAGCAGCAGGCGCTGCCGTTCGGCATCGCCGCCTGGCGCCTGGGCGCCGGACGCGCCCGCCAGTCCGACGCGGTGCAGCACGCGGCGGGGATCGACCTGCACGCGAAGCCGGGCGACCGCGTCCGCGCGGGCCAGCCCCTGCTCACGCTGTCGGCCGACGAGCCGGAGCGCTTCGCCCGGGCGCTGGAGGCGCTCGCCGGTGCCTACCGGATCGGCGACGAGGGCGACGAGGTGCTCGACGGCGGCCCCCTCGTGGCGGAGCGCGTCTCCTAG
- a CDS encoding adenosine deaminase, with protein MTDQTEEYLLPGEGVLIDELPKVSLHDHLDGGLRPGTVLEIARETGVPLPAEEPDALAEWFRATADSGSLTDYIATFETTVAVMQTAPALERVAREFVLDLAADGVVHGEVRWAPEQHQRAGLSLDAAVEAVQEGLQQGVQAAAAQGHRIRVGQLITAMRHADRSLEVAELALRHRERGAIGFDIAGAEAGFPASRHRPAFELLAAAHFPTTVHAGEADGLDSIRSALLDGRALRLGHGVRIAEDIRIERQDDDASYVTLGELSEWVKDREIALELSPSSNLQTGAVAAWGAELADHPFDLLYQLGFRVTVNTDNRLMSATTLSRELALLSDAFGYDLDDFEAFQLNAAHAAFLPLDERRELVETISAGFEAA; from the coding sequence GTGACCGATCAGACCGAGGAGTACCTCCTCCCGGGCGAGGGCGTCCTCATCGACGAGCTCCCCAAGGTGTCGCTGCACGACCACCTCGACGGGGGGCTGCGGCCCGGGACGGTCCTCGAGATCGCCCGCGAGACGGGCGTGCCGCTCCCGGCCGAGGAGCCGGATGCCCTCGCCGAGTGGTTCCGCGCCACGGCCGACTCCGGCTCCCTCACCGACTACATCGCCACCTTCGAGACGACGGTCGCCGTGATGCAGACCGCGCCGGCGCTCGAGCGCGTGGCCCGCGAGTTCGTGCTCGACCTCGCCGCCGACGGAGTCGTGCACGGCGAGGTGCGCTGGGCGCCGGAGCAGCACCAGCGCGCCGGGCTCTCGCTCGACGCGGCTGTCGAAGCGGTCCAGGAGGGGCTGCAGCAGGGCGTGCAGGCGGCGGCGGCGCAGGGACACCGCATCCGCGTCGGCCAGCTGATCACCGCGATGCGGCACGCCGACCGCTCGCTCGAGGTCGCCGAGCTGGCGCTGCGCCACCGCGAGCGTGGTGCGATCGGCTTCGACATCGCCGGAGCCGAGGCGGGCTTCCCCGCCTCGCGGCACCGTCCCGCCTTCGAGCTGCTCGCGGCGGCTCACTTCCCGACCACGGTCCACGCGGGGGAGGCGGACGGCCTCGACAGCATCCGCTCGGCCCTGCTCGACGGCCGCGCGCTGCGCCTGGGCCACGGCGTCCGGATCGCGGAGGACATCCGCATCGAGCGCCAGGACGACGACGCGAGCTACGTGACCCTCGGCGAGCTCTCGGAGTGGGTGAAGGACCGCGAGATCGCCCTCGAGCTCAGCCCCTCCTCCAACCTGCAGACCGGAGCCGTCGCAGCGTGGGGTGCCGAGCTCGCCGACCACCCCTTCGACCTGCTCTACCAGTTGGGCTTCCGCGTCACGGTGAACACCGACAACCGCCTGATGAGCGCGACGACCCTCAGCCGCGAGCTCGCCCTCCTGTCCGACGCGTTCGGGTACGACCTCGACGACTTCGAGGCCTTCCAGCTGAACGCGGCTCACGCCGCCTTCCTGCCGCTCGACGAGCGCCGCGAGCTCGTCGAGACGATCAGCGCCGGCTTCGAGGCGGCCTGA
- a CDS encoding PTS sugar transporter subunit IIA, whose protein sequence is MPLDALPEEAVALRHSAGSWREAVLEAGRALERTGAVDAAYSRRMVEQVDVLGPYIVIAPGLALAHARPGNDVLADGLSVVTLAEPVAFGHSTNDPVSVVIGIAATQAHGHVGFVSGLADVLSRPDAVGALAAARTVRSINAVLTDSTPHHPHHGRSA, encoded by the coding sequence GTGCCGCTCGACGCGCTCCCCGAGGAGGCGGTGGCCCTCCGCCACTCCGCCGGATCCTGGCGGGAGGCCGTCCTCGAGGCGGGCCGTGCTCTCGAGCGGACCGGTGCGGTCGACGCCGCCTACTCCCGGCGCATGGTCGAGCAGGTCGACGTGCTCGGGCCGTACATCGTCATCGCGCCCGGGCTCGCCCTCGCGCACGCCCGGCCCGGCAACGACGTCCTCGCGGACGGCCTCTCCGTCGTCACGCTGGCCGAGCCCGTCGCCTTCGGGCACAGCACCAACGATCCGGTCTCGGTCGTCATCGGGATCGCCGCCACCCAGGCGCACGGGCACGTCGGTTTCGTCTCCGGGCTCGCTGACGTGCTCAGCCGTCCGGACGCGGTCGGCGCCCTCGCCGCCGCCCGCACCGTCCGCAGCATCAACGCCGTCCTCACCGACAGCACCCCGCACCACCCGCACCACGGAAGAAGCGCATGA
- a CDS encoding PTS sugar transporter subunit IIB, with translation MKIVTLCGAGIGTSAILKLGAERALETLDLEAEVIASDLASVDALAADAQVILTSGELVDRIGRTFAEVVVIDNYLDQNEITEKIERALG, from the coding sequence ATGAAGATCGTCACCCTCTGCGGCGCCGGAATCGGCACCTCCGCCATCCTCAAGCTCGGCGCCGAGCGCGCCCTCGAGACCCTCGACCTCGAGGCCGAGGTGATCGCCTCCGACCTGGCCTCCGTCGACGCGCTCGCCGCCGACGCGCAGGTCATCCTCACCTCCGGCGAGCTCGTCGACCGCATCGGCCGCACCTTCGCCGAGGTCGTCGTCATCGACAACTACCTCGACCAGAACGAGATCACGGAGAAGATCGAGCGAGCGCTGGGCTGA
- a CDS encoding TetR/AcrR family transcriptional regulator: MPDRRESRSDILSAVVAVLSTRGAEHLSIRTVAAEAGVSVGAVQHHFPTKQALLAGAMARVEERFRERMRSRLEAEPSAEVRLRIFCDEIACVADEDVPDAIVWTAFASRAGTDPEIRAIHTAGWSRTEDVVLELLRAAHPAASFGADDAALLLAVLDGIAVSRAAERPARLSPARARRLIGTVLEQLAAR; the protein is encoded by the coding sequence ATGCCGGATCGGCGCGAGAGCAGGAGCGACATCCTCTCGGCGGTCGTCGCCGTCCTCTCGACCCGCGGGGCGGAGCACCTCAGCATCCGCACCGTCGCGGCCGAGGCCGGCGTCTCGGTGGGGGCCGTCCAGCACCACTTCCCGACGAAGCAGGCGCTGCTGGCCGGCGCGATGGCCCGGGTCGAGGAGCGCTTCCGCGAGCGGATGCGGAGCCGCCTGGAGGCCGAACCCTCGGCCGAGGTGCGGCTGCGTATCTTCTGCGACGAGATCGCGTGCGTCGCTGACGAGGACGTCCCCGACGCGATCGTGTGGACCGCCTTCGCCTCCCGCGCCGGCACCGATCCGGAGATCCGCGCGATCCACACCGCCGGCTGGTCGCGAACGGAGGACGTCGTCCTCGAGCTGCTGCGCGCCGCGCATCCCGCGGCGTCGTTCGGCGCCGACGACGCGGCGCTTCTCCTCGCGGTCCTCGACGGCATCGCGGTCTCCCGCGCGGCCGAGCGGCCCGCCCGCCTCTCCCCCGCCCGCGCCCGCCGCCTGATCGGCACCGTCCTCGAGCAGCTCGCCGCCCGCTGA